In the genome of Flavobacteriaceae bacterium YJPT1-3, the window TGATCTCCTGTTCCGGGCGGTGGTCGTGGCTACCTTGTTATTCAGTATTCCAGACTTTATAGCGAGTGTGGGAGGTATGGCAGAAGCGGCTCAACTGCAAGAGTACATTCCTTTGGCTCAACACAGCCTCGGCTGGTTGCTGCCAGCTCTTTTGACCGGAATTGCTGTTTTTGTGGTTCAACTGCGAACGGCCAAGCGGTCTTCTTAACATATCTAACTAAAAGAGGGGTAAAGACCCCATTTTATAAGGAATTAGGTATCTTTTCTTTGATTTGTCCGCATTTTTTCTACCTTAGCATCAAGTAGGAACTACTCCTAATGATGATCCCAAATCATGCCATGAGTGACTGAAATCTTGTGCTTACACAGATTAAGAACTCGTGATGAAGAACTACATAGTAATTACCGCCATATTCCTTTCTTTGGTGTCCTGTAGCCTGGAAGATGAAAGCTATACGCCCATTCCCGCTACTGACCTGGATGCTGAACTGAGTGCACTTATCGATCAAGCGAGTCAGGGAGAAGGCAACTCGTATTTTACCCTACCCTCCAGTTCAGACTATGCAGCGATTCCACAAGATCCTTTAAACCCCATTACCCCTGAAAAAGTGGCCCTGGGTCAATTGCTTTTGCATGAGACGGCAGTAGGCGGTAAACCCAAGATGGGCGATCGGAAATTTCAATATGTATGTGCGACCTGCCATCCGGTAGGGGCTGGATTTAACGCCGGACGCCGCCAGGGGATAGGCGAAGGAGGCATGGGCTTTGGATTACGTGGCGAAGGTAGGTTTGCCGATACGGAAATGCCGCTCGATTCGCTGGACGTACAACCGGTGCGACCGCCTACCCTATTGAATTTGGCCTACCAGGATGTCGCTCTTTGGGACGGTCGTTTTGGAGGAACAGGGACTAACGAAGGCACCGAAGATCGCTGGGACCTGATCCCCGAAAATTTTCAAGGCTTTCAGGGTATTGAGGTACAGGCCATGCAGGGTCAGGATGAACACCGACTGCTTATCGATGAGGATTTTGTAGATACCTACGGATATCGCGCCATGTTCGATGCCGCTTTTCCGGAGGTAGATGAGGCCAATCGGTATACGCGGGAGACCGGAGCTCTGGCTATAGCTGCTTTTAACAGGACCTTACTGTCCAATCAGGCTCCCTGGCAGGACTACCTCAAAGGCAATAGCCAGGCTTTAAGTCCGCGCGAGAAACGAGGCGCCATCGTCTTTTTTGATCAGGGGAAATGCGTGCAATGCCATACCGGTCCGGGATTGAAGGATCAGGGTTTCCACGCCCTGGGCTTTGGTGATTTTGACAACAGTCCGGATGCTATTGTCAAACCCAATGTCAATATGGATTTAGTGAGCCGAGGTCGTGGCGGATTTACCGGGAATCCACAAGACGATTATAAATTTAAAACACCTACCCTCTACAATTTGGTGGACAATGGCTTCTTTGGCCATGGTGGGACCTTTACTTCGGTCCGTCAGGTGATCGAGTATATGAACGGTGGGCAACCACAGAACAAT includes:
- a CDS encoding cytochrome c peroxidase, which produces MKNYIVITAIFLSLVSCSLEDESYTPIPATDLDAELSALIDQASQGEGNSYFTLPSSSDYAAIPQDPLNPITPEKVALGQLLLHETAVGGKPKMGDRKFQYVCATCHPVGAGFNAGRRQGIGEGGMGFGLRGEGRFADTEMPLDSLDVQPVRPPTLLNLAYQDVALWDGRFGGTGTNEGTEDRWDLIPENFQGFQGIEVQAMQGQDEHRLLIDEDFVDTYGYRAMFDAAFPEVDEANRYTRETGALAIAAFNRTLLSNQAPWQDYLKGNSQALSPREKRGAIVFFDQGKCVQCHTGPGLKDQGFHALGFGDFDNSPDAIVKPNVNMDLVSRGRGGFTGNPQDDYKFKTPTLYNLVDNGFFGHGGTFTSVRQVIEYMNGGQPQNNQVPLSQLADEFGGLGLTTEQIDDLTAFIERGLRDPNLERYVPAAVKSGFCFPANDPLARQDLGCN